A DNA window from Mastomys coucha isolate ucsf_1 unplaced genomic scaffold, UCSF_Mcou_1 pScaffold21, whole genome shotgun sequence contains the following coding sequences:
- the LOC116101000 gene encoding glutathione S-transferase P-like: MPPYTIVYFPSRGRCEVMRMLLADQGQSWKEEVVTLDVWEEGTFKASCLFGQIPKFQDGELTLYQSNAILRHLGRSFGLYGKNQQEAALVDMVNDGLEDLFSLIARQYRHILKEGKDRIQKELPRHLKPFETLLAQNKGGQSFIVGDQISFVDYRLLDMLLNLEVLFPGYLNDYPLFSAYMARLKTRPKLKAFLESPEHVNRPLAACIKI; encoded by the exons A tgCCACCTTACACCATCGTCTATTTCCCCTCCCGAG GGCGTTGTGAGGTTATGCGCATGCTGCTAGCGGACCAGGGCCAGAGCTGGAAGGAAGAGGTGGTGACCTTGGATGTTTGGGAGGAAGGCACATTCAAGGCTTCCTGT CTGTTTGGACAGATCCCCAAGTTCCAGGATGGAGAGCTCACTCTGTACCAATCCAATGCCATCCTACGGCACCTGGGCCGCTCCTTTG GGCTCTATggaaaaaaccaacaagaagCAGCGCTGGTGGACATGGTGAACGATGGACTGGAAGACCTATTCAGCCTCATCGCCCGGCAGTATCGCCATATCCTT AAGGAGGGCAAGGACCGGATTCAGAAGGAGCTTCCAAGACACCTGAAGCCATTTGAAACTCTCCTGGCCCAGAACAAGGGTGGCCAGTCCTTCATTGTTGGTGATCAG ATCTCCTTTGTGGACTACCGCCTGCTGGACATGCTTCTGAACCTTGAGGTCCTATTCCCTGGTTACTTGAATGACTACCCCCTGTTCTCTGCCTACATGGCGCGCCTCAAAACCCGACCCAAGCTCAAGGCCTTCCTGGAGTCTCCTGAGCACGTGAACCGGCCCCTTGCTGCTTGCATAAAGATATGA